A stretch of the Lactuca sativa cultivar Salinas chromosome 9, Lsat_Salinas_v11, whole genome shotgun sequence genome encodes the following:
- the LOC111882592 gene encoding mitogen-activated protein kinase homolog NTF6 isoform X2, giving the protein MERDESRLGAPGVVLKGVPAYGGRYIHYNVLGNLFEVSSKYVPPIQPVGRGAYGIVCCAKNYETKEEVAIKKIGNAFDNRIDAKRTLREIKLLCHMDHENIVKIKDIIRPPEKDKFNDVYIVYELMDTDLHQIIRSSQSLTDDHCQYFLYQLLRRLKYIHSANVLHRDLKPSNLLLDSNCDLKICDFGLARTTSETDFMTEYVVTRWYRAPELLLNCSEYTAAIDVWSVGCILMEILLREPLFPGKDYVQQLSLITEVLQMIRILDFLGVIMHVDMLNSFLMSQRRLFNKSFQMCLQWQWT; this is encoded by the exons ATGGAGCGCGATGAATCGAGACTCGGAGCTCCAGGGGTGGTGTTGAAAGGAGTTCCGGCGTACGGCGGCAGATACATACATTACAATGTACTTGGAAACCTGTTTGAGGTTTCTTCTAAGTACGTTCCTCCGATTCAGCCTGTTGGCCGTGGTGCTTACGGCATCGTTTG TTGTGCTAAAAACTATGAAACAAAAGAAGAGGTTGCAATCAAGAAAATTGGAAACGCATTTGATAACAGGATTGATGCTAAGAGAACTTTACGTGAAATCAAACTCCTCTGCCATATGGATCACGAGAAT ATTGTCAAGATTAAAGACATCATAAGGCCACCAGAGAAAGACAAGTTCAATGATGTGTATATTGTGTATGAATTAATGGACACTGATCTGCATCAGATTATCCGTTCTTCTCAATCACTAACAGATGACCACTGTCAG TATTTTCTGTATCAGTTATTACGTCGATTGAAATACATACATTCAGCAAACGTATTACACCGTGATCTAAAACCAAGCAACTTGCTTCTTGATTCCAATTGTGACCTAAAAATTTGTGATTTTGGGCTTGCAAGAACAACATCTGAAACAGATTTCATGACTGAATATGTTGTGACAAGATGGTATAGAGCCCCTGAATTGTTGCTGAATTGTTCAGAGTATACTGCAGCCATTGATGTCTGGTCTGTTGGTTGCATTTTAATGGAGATTCTTCTAAGGGAACCTCTCTTTCCTGGAAAAGATTATGTTCAGCAGTTGTCACTCATCACCGAG GTTCTCCAGATGATTCGGATCTTGGATTTCTTAGGAGTGATAATGCACGTAGATATGTTAAACAGCTTCCTCATGTCCCAAAGAAGACTTTTCAACAAAAGTTTCCAAATGTGTCTCCAGTGGCAATGGACTTAG
- the LOC111882592 gene encoding mitogen-activated protein kinase homolog NTF6 isoform X1, whose amino-acid sequence MERDESRLGAPGVVLKGVPAYGGRYIHYNVLGNLFEVSSKYVPPIQPVGRGAYGIVCCAKNYETKEEVAIKKIGNAFDNRIDAKRTLREIKLLCHMDHENIVKIKDIIRPPEKDKFNDVYIVYELMDTDLHQIIRSSQSLTDDHCQYFLYQLLRRLKYIHSANVLHRDLKPSNLLLDSNCDLKICDFGLARTTSETDFMTEYVVTRWYRAPELLLNCSEYTAAIDVWSVGCILMEILLREPLFPGKDYVQQLSLITELLGSPDDSDLGFLRSDNARRYVKQLPHVPKKTFQQKFPNVSPVAMDLAQRMLVFDPSKRITVDEALNHPMVRSLHEINEEPTCQSPFVFDFEQASLSEEEVKELIWKESLKFNPDKIIIT is encoded by the exons ATGGAGCGCGATGAATCGAGACTCGGAGCTCCAGGGGTGGTGTTGAAAGGAGTTCCGGCGTACGGCGGCAGATACATACATTACAATGTACTTGGAAACCTGTTTGAGGTTTCTTCTAAGTACGTTCCTCCGATTCAGCCTGTTGGCCGTGGTGCTTACGGCATCGTTTG TTGTGCTAAAAACTATGAAACAAAAGAAGAGGTTGCAATCAAGAAAATTGGAAACGCATTTGATAACAGGATTGATGCTAAGAGAACTTTACGTGAAATCAAACTCCTCTGCCATATGGATCACGAGAAT ATTGTCAAGATTAAAGACATCATAAGGCCACCAGAGAAAGACAAGTTCAATGATGTGTATATTGTGTATGAATTAATGGACACTGATCTGCATCAGATTATCCGTTCTTCTCAATCACTAACAGATGACCACTGTCAG TATTTTCTGTATCAGTTATTACGTCGATTGAAATACATACATTCAGCAAACGTATTACACCGTGATCTAAAACCAAGCAACTTGCTTCTTGATTCCAATTGTGACCTAAAAATTTGTGATTTTGGGCTTGCAAGAACAACATCTGAAACAGATTTCATGACTGAATATGTTGTGACAAGATGGTATAGAGCCCCTGAATTGTTGCTGAATTGTTCAGAGTATACTGCAGCCATTGATGTCTGGTCTGTTGGTTGCATTTTAATGGAGATTCTTCTAAGGGAACCTCTCTTTCCTGGAAAAGATTATGTTCAGCAGTTGTCACTCATCACCGAG cTTTTAGGTTCTCCAGATGATTCGGATCTTGGATTTCTTAGGAGTGATAATGCACGTAGATATGTTAAACAGCTTCCTCATGTCCCAAAGAAGACTTTTCAACAAAAGTTTCCAAATGTGTCTCCAGTGGCAATGGACTTAGCTCAAAGAATGTTGGTTTTTGATCCTTCTAAACGCATAACTG ttgATGAAGCGTTAAACCATCCAATGGTGAGAAGTCTCCATGAAATCAATGAGGAGCCTACGTGTCAATCTCCTTTTGTGTTTGATTTTGAGCAAGCGTCTTTAAGTGAGGAAGAAGTGAAGGAACTCATTTGGAAAGAGTCTTTGAAATTCAACCCGGATAAGATCATCATAACATGA